One window of Mediterraneibacter butyricigenes genomic DNA carries:
- a CDS encoding HlyC/CorC family transporter, with product MDSSDAIHYLILLILLALSAMFSSAETSMTTFNKMRIRSLADNGDKRAKILLELSENRKSKLLSAILIGNNIVNISASSLAATLAYSFGGYAVSIVTAVLTLAILVFGEITPKTAATIRADKMALFYAPFFNVFTTLMTPLIFVVNLISNILLFLLRIDPNATDPAMTEDELRTIVDVSHEDGVIESDEKEMIYNVFDLGDAVAKDVMVPRVHVTFADVNSTYEELINIFREDKFTRLPIFEDNTDNVIGTINMKDLLLFENRENFKVRDILRSAYFTYEYKNISELLVEMRDASFNIAIVLDEYGETAGLITLEDILEEIVGEIHDEYDENEEEAFQKLNDREYLVEGAMNLDDFCDHLNLTLESEDFDSLGGFIIEHLGHLPVVGDEITTPENIRMVVEKLDKNRIEKVHIYLPEKNVSDEEADED from the coding sequence GTGGACTCAAGTGATGCCATACACTATTTGATTCTGTTGATTCTGTTGGCACTATCTGCTATGTTCTCATCAGCAGAAACCTCTATGACAACTTTTAACAAAATGCGGATCCGTTCTCTTGCCGATAACGGCGATAAACGCGCAAAGATTCTTCTGGAACTTTCTGAGAACCGAAAATCCAAGCTTTTAAGCGCGATTCTGATCGGCAACAACATCGTCAACATTTCCGCTTCCTCTCTGGCTGCTACTCTGGCCTATAGTTTTGGCGGATATGCTGTCAGTATTGTTACGGCCGTTCTGACTCTGGCGATTCTTGTCTTTGGTGAGATTACACCCAAAACAGCTGCCACGATTCGCGCCGATAAAATGGCCTTATTTTACGCACCATTTTTTAACGTTTTCACCACGTTGATGACACCGTTGATCTTTGTGGTCAATCTGATTTCCAATATCCTGTTGTTCCTGCTTCGAATTGATCCGAATGCGACAGATCCGGCGATGACAGAAGATGAACTGCGCACGATTGTGGATGTCAGTCATGAAGACGGAGTCATTGAATCCGATGAGAAGGAAATGATTTATAACGTATTCGATCTGGGAGATGCCGTAGCCAAGGATGTCATGGTCCCCAGAGTACATGTCACTTTTGCCGATGTAAACAGTACCTACGAAGAGTTGATCAACATTTTCCGCGAAGACAAATTTACCCGTCTTCCGATTTTTGAGGATAACACGGACAACGTAATCGGTACCATCAATATGAAGGACCTCCTTCTCTTTGAAAACCGTGAGAATTTTAAGGTTCGCGATATTTTAAGATCCGCTTATTTTACCTATGAATATAAAAACATTTCCGAACTTCTCGTAGAAATGAGAGATGCTTCTTTCAATATCGCCATCGTTTTAGACGAATATGGGGAAACTGCGGGACTGATCACTCTGGAAGACATTCTGGAAGAAATAGTCGGTGAGATCCATGATGAGTACGATGAGAACGAGGAAGAGGCTTTCCAGAAACTGAACGACCGGGAATATCTGGTGGAAGGTGCTATGAATCTGGATGATTTCTGCGACCATTTGAATCTCACACTGGAGTCTGAAGATTTCGATTCCCTTGGCGGATTTATCATCGAACATCTTGGTCATCTGCCGGTAGTTGGCGATGAGATCACCACTCCGGAAAACATCCGCATGGTTGTTGAAAAACTGGACAAGAACCGTATCGAAAAGGTTCACATTTACCTTCCGGAAAAGAACGTCTCCGATGAAGAAGCGGACGAAGACTAA
- the tig gene encoding trigger factor produces MKKKLLVLAMTACVAFGLAGCSGKLSDDYVTINKYKGLEVDEVAKTEVTDDMVESSIDTKLEENGNTEGEVKDGDTVNLDFTGSVDGVEFDGGQANGASLEIGSGTFIGANGDYKGFEEQLVGHKVGEEFTITVKFPDDYSSTELAGKVADFKIKINSIKAELTDDWVKENSDKSKTVAEYKKEVKKELEAKAEETQNYSLRSEVLTALIDQVELTDKASSLVEDKEKEIKEYYQSQATTYGVEFSEFLSSYLNMTEEEFDAQVKTVAENTMKQEKAVELLADKKKLEPTDKEYEEAYQQYADDYGYESVDKMKELVGEDTLKQLVRKDAVGDYLVKSCVQVEASDTSSTSDSSSK; encoded by the coding sequence ATGAAGAAAAAATTATTAGTATTGGCAATGACAGCGTGCGTGGCATTTGGTCTTGCGGGATGTTCCGGAAAATTATCCGATGATTATGTGACCATCAACAAGTACAAAGGTCTTGAAGTAGACGAGGTTGCAAAGACTGAGGTTACAGACGACATGGTGGAATCATCCATCGACACAAAATTGGAAGAGAACGGAAATACAGAAGGTGAAGTAAAAGACGGTGATACCGTAAATCTGGACTTCACAGGAAGTGTGGACGGTGTAGAATTCGACGGTGGACAGGCAAACGGCGCGAGCCTGGAGATCGGATCCGGAACTTTCATCGGAGCAAATGGAGATTATAAGGGATTCGAAGAACAGTTAGTCGGACACAAGGTCGGAGAAGAATTTACCATTACCGTAAAATTCCCGGATGATTATTCCAGCACGGAGCTGGCTGGAAAAGTTGCTGACTTTAAAATTAAGATCAACAGCATCAAAGCAGAACTGACAGATGACTGGGTAAAGGAAAACAGTGACAAGTCTAAGACCGTTGCAGAGTATAAAAAAGAAGTGAAGAAGGAACTGGAAGCTAAGGCAGAAGAAACGCAGAATTATTCTCTGAGAAGCGAAGTGCTGACAGCCTTGATCGATCAGGTGGAATTGACAGACAAAGCATCCAGCCTGGTAGAAGATAAAGAAAAAGAAATCAAAGAATATTATCAGTCTCAGGCAACAACCTACGGTGTAGAATTCTCAGAATTCTTAAGTTCCTATCTGAATATGACAGAAGAAGAGTTTGATGCACAGGTCAAGACGGTTGCAGAGAACACCATGAAACAGGAAAAAGCAGTAGAGCTTCTTGCTGACAAGAAGAAACTGGAACCGACAGATAAAGAGTATGAAGAAGCTTATCAGCAGTATGCAGATGATTACGGCTATGAAAGCGTTGACAAGATGAAAGAGCTGGTTGGAGAAGATACCCTGAAACAACTGGTGAGGAAAGATGCAGTGGGAGATTATCTGGTAAAGAGTTGTGTACAGGTGGAAGCAAGTGATACCTCCAGTACGTCAGATTCTTCCTCAAAGTAA
- the murI gene encoding glutamate racemase has translation MECKKNAPIGVFDSGVGGLTVVREITRQLPEENIVYFGDTARVPYGSKSKENIIRFSEQIIRFLLTKEVKAIVIACNTASALALDAVRDEFDVPLLGVVVPGARAAVEATHNGKIGVIGTDATVHSHVYTKEIQKMKSDVTVQEKACPLFVPLVEEGFKDHAVTGEIIDHYLSSMRGSEIDTMILGCTHYPLLRSRIRTYMGDNIQIVNPAYETAMDLKKILKEQDMENPQTSQGHCEFYVSDAAEKFKSFANSVMPFDIESTRVIQIEEY, from the coding sequence ATGGAGTGTAAAAAGAATGCGCCGATTGGGGTATTCGATTCAGGAGTGGGTGGTCTTACGGTGGTCCGTGAGATCACCCGTCAACTTCCTGAGGAAAATATCGTCTATTTCGGTGATACGGCACGTGTGCCTTACGGAAGCAAATCAAAAGAGAATATTATCCGGTTTTCCGAACAGATCATTCGGTTCCTTCTGACCAAGGAGGTCAAAGCAATCGTGATTGCCTGCAATACCGCCAGTGCGCTGGCTTTGGATGCGGTAAGGGACGAGTTTGATGTTCCGCTCCTCGGCGTGGTCGTTCCCGGGGCAAGAGCAGCGGTAGAGGCGACACACAACGGAAAGATCGGTGTGATCGGGACGGATGCAACGGTACACAGCCATGTTTACACCAAAGAGATCCAGAAGATGAAGTCGGACGTTACCGTTCAGGAGAAAGCCTGTCCGCTGTTTGTACCATTGGTTGAAGAAGGGTTTAAAGATCATGCAGTGACAGGTGAGATCATTGATCATTATCTCAGTTCCATGAGGGGATCGGAGATTGATACCATGATCCTGGGCTGTACCCACTATCCGCTTTTGCGCTCCCGGATCCGAACATACATGGGAGACAATATCCAGATCGTTAATCCGGCCTATGAGACGGCGATGGATCTGAAGAAGATCTTAAAAGAGCAGGATATGGAAAATCCACAGACCAGTCAGGGACACTGTGAATTCTATGTCAGTGACGCGGCGGAGAAGTTCAAAAGCTTTGCCAATTCTGTAATGCCTTTTGATATCGAATCGACCAGAGTGATTCAGATTGAAGAATATTAG
- a CDS encoding DNA polymerase III subunit alpha — translation MDFAHLHVHTEYSLLDGSNKIKEYVARVKELGMNAAAITDHGVMYGVIDFYREARKQGINPILGCEVYVAPNSRFDRETTGGEDRYYHLVLLAENNQGYANLMKIVSKGFVEGYYYRPRVDKEVLREYHEGIIALSACLAGEIPRYLVKGLYDEARKTAREYEEIFGKGNFFLELQDHGIEEQAQVNPMLIRMSEELDIPLVATNDVHYTYAEDATAHDILLCIQTGKKLSDENRMRYEGGQYYVKSPEEMSELFPYAQEALGNTQKIADRCHVEIEFGVTKLPKYDVPDGLTSLQYLTKMCEDGLVERYGDENGVVEDSLKERLKYELDVITNMGYVDYFLIVWDFIKYARDNGIAVGPGRGSAAGSIVAYCLGITNIDPIRYQLLFERFLNPERVSMPDIDVDFCYERRQEVIDYVVRKYGKDRVVQIVTFGTLAARGVIRDVGRVMDLPYAFVDSIAKMIPQEPNMTIDKALKASNDLRKLYENDEQVKQLIDMSKRLEGLPRHSSMHAAGVVIGQRALDDFVPLSRSSDGSVTTQFTMTTLEELGLLKMDFLGLRTLTVIQDAQKLVNARGDCKLPLDMMDIDYNDKAVLDSIGTGKTDGVFQLESAGMKSFMKELKPQSLEDIIAGISLYRPGPMDFIPQYIKGKDHPELITYDCPQLEPILSPTYGCIVYQEQVMQIVRDLAGYTLGRSDLLRRAMSKKKGDVMQEERKNFVYGNEEMGVPGCVANGIDEKIANKIYDEMIDFAKYAFNKSHAAAYAVVSYQTAYLKYYYPVEFMAALMTSVIENPSKVAEYIYSCRQMGISILPPDINEGVGNFSVDGGNIRYGLAAIKGIGRPVIEALVEERESFGTFRNLQDFVERMVVKDAVNKRCIENFIKAGALDSLPGTRKQFMSIYLQIVEHVTQEKKYSMSGQMSLFDLVSEEDKKEYEIQLPDVGEYSKEMKLAFEKEVLGVYISGHPLEEYEQRWKNGISATTADFQFDEELGHTKVRDGAKEQIGGMITDKTIKQTRNNQTMAFLTVEDLLGTVEVVVFPRDYEKNREELEIDHKVFIRGKVSEEDEKASKLICETIIPFDHVKKELWLQFPSKEEYLNNAEILNGYLADSDGLDTVVIYCQAERAIKRLPRNWNVRIEPGILSRLTNLLGEKRVKVVEKPVEKL, via the coding sequence ATGGATTTTGCACATTTACATGTCCATACAGAATACAGTCTGTTGGACGGCTCCAATAAAATCAAAGAATATGTGGCCAGAGTCAAAGAACTGGGGATGAATGCGGCAGCGATCACGGATCACGGAGTGATGTACGGCGTGATCGATTTCTATCGGGAGGCAAGAAAGCAGGGGATCAATCCGATCCTTGGCTGCGAGGTCTATGTGGCTCCGAACTCCAGATTTGACCGGGAGACGACCGGCGGAGAGGATCGCTATTATCACCTGGTACTTCTGGCGGAGAATAATCAGGGTTATGCAAATCTGATGAAGATTGTTTCCAAGGGATTTGTGGAAGGATATTATTACAGACCCCGTGTGGATAAGGAAGTTCTGCGGGAATACCACGAGGGAATCATTGCATTAAGTGCCTGCCTGGCTGGGGAGATTCCGCGATACCTGGTGAAAGGACTCTATGATGAGGCACGAAAGACAGCCAGAGAATACGAAGAGATTTTCGGAAAAGGCAATTTCTTCCTGGAATTGCAGGATCATGGAATCGAGGAACAGGCACAGGTCAATCCGATGCTGATCCGCATGTCGGAAGAACTGGATATTCCGCTGGTTGCAACCAATGACGTACATTATACCTATGCAGAGGATGCCACCGCTCATGATATTTTACTGTGTATTCAGACAGGCAAAAAATTAAGCGATGAGAACCGGATGCGCTATGAGGGTGGTCAGTATTATGTGAAATCCCCGGAGGAAATGTCAGAACTGTTTCCTTATGCGCAAGAGGCACTGGGAAATACCCAGAAGATCGCGGATCGCTGCCATGTAGAGATTGAGTTTGGCGTGACGAAACTCCCGAAATATGATGTGCCGGATGGACTGACTTCCCTGCAATATCTGACGAAGATGTGTGAAGACGGTCTGGTGGAGCGGTATGGTGATGAAAACGGAGTCGTGGAAGATTCTCTGAAGGAACGACTGAAATATGAGCTGGATGTGATCACCAACATGGGTTACGTGGACTATTTCCTGATTGTGTGGGATTTCATCAAGTATGCCAGGGACAATGGAATCGCGGTGGGGCCGGGACGAGGTTCGGCTGCGGGAAGTATCGTGGCATACTGTCTGGGAATCACTAACATTGACCCGATTCGTTATCAATTGCTGTTTGAGCGTTTCCTGAATCCGGAGCGAGTCTCCATGCCCGATATCGACGTGGACTTCTGCTACGAAAGACGGCAGGAAGTGATCGACTATGTGGTAAGAAAATACGGAAAAGACCGGGTGGTTCAGATCGTGACCTTCGGTACACTGGCAGCCCGGGGTGTGATCCGGGATGTGGGGCGTGTCATGGACCTGCCTTACGCATTTGTGGATTCCATTGCGAAAATGATTCCACAGGAACCGAATATGACGATTGATAAAGCGTTAAAAGCCAGCAATGATCTGCGAAAGCTGTATGAAAATGACGAACAGGTGAAACAGCTGATCGATATGTCCAAACGACTGGAAGGCCTGCCGCGACATTCTTCTATGCATGCAGCGGGCGTGGTGATCGGTCAGAGGGCTCTGGATGATTTTGTACCGCTTTCCAGATCTTCGGATGGTTCTGTCACGACCCAGTTTACCATGACCACATTGGAAGAATTGGGCCTGTTGAAGATGGATTTCTTAGGACTTCGGACGCTGACTGTGATCCAGGATGCGCAGAAGTTGGTAAATGCAAGGGGAGACTGCAAGCTTCCACTGGATATGATGGACATTGATTATAATGATAAAGCAGTGCTGGATTCCATCGGAACGGGAAAGACGGACGGTGTGTTCCAGTTGGAGAGCGCAGGGATGAAGAGTTTCATGAAAGAACTGAAACCTCAGAGTCTGGAAGATATTATCGCTGGAATTTCCCTGTACCGTCCGGGCCCGATGGATTTCATTCCGCAGTACATCAAAGGAAAGGATCATCCGGAGCTGATCACTTACGACTGCCCGCAGCTTGAGCCCATCCTGTCGCCGACTTACGGTTGTATCGTTTATCAGGAACAGGTCATGCAGATCGTGCGGGATCTGGCGGGATATACGCTGGGACGAAGCGATCTCCTGCGCCGTGCCATGTCCAAGAAAAAAGGGGATGTGATGCAGGAAGAGCGCAAGAATTTCGTGTATGGAAATGAAGAAATGGGCGTGCCGGGCTGTGTGGCAAATGGAATTGATGAGAAGATTGCAAACAAGATTTATGACGAAATGATTGATTTCGCCAAATATGCCTTCAATAAGTCCCATGCGGCGGCTTATGCAGTGGTTTCCTATCAGACCGCTTATCTGAAATATTATTATCCGGTAGAATTTATGGCGGCGCTGATGACATCTGTGATTGAAAATCCGTCGAAAGTGGCAGAATATATTTACAGTTGTCGACAGATGGGCATTTCTATTCTGCCACCGGATATCAACGAGGGAGTGGGGAATTTCTCGGTGGACGGCGGGAATATCCGGTACGGACTGGCGGCTATTAAGGGCATCGGACGTCCGGTCATCGAGGCACTGGTAGAGGAACGGGAATCCTTTGGAACATTCCGGAATCTGCAGGATTTTGTGGAACGTATGGTCGTGAAAGACGCGGTGAACAAGCGTTGCATTGAGAATTTTATCAAGGCAGGAGCGTTGGACAGTCTTCCGGGAACCAGAAAGCAGTTCATGAGTATTTATCTCCAGATTGTAGAACATGTGACTCAGGAGAAAAAATATTCCATGAGTGGTCAGATGTCACTGTTTGACCTGGTATCGGAGGAAGATAAGAAAGAATATGAGATTCAATTGCCGGATGTGGGAGAATATTCTAAAGAAATGAAGCTGGCCTTTGAAAAAGAAGTGCTGGGAGTGTATATTTCAGGGCATCCGCTGGAAGAGTATGAACAGCGGTGGAAAAACGGAATCTCTGCGACTACGGCAGATTTCCAGTTTGATGAGGAACTGGGGCATACCAAAGTGAGGGATGGAGCCAAAGAACAGATCGGAGGCATGATCACCGACAAGACCATCAAACAGACGAGGAACAACCAGACCATGGCATTTTTGACGGTAGAAGACCTGCTTGGGACGGTGGAAGTGGTGGTATTCCCAAGGGATTATGAAAAGAACCGGGAAGAACTGGAGATCGATCATAAGGTTTTCATTCGGGGAAAAGTGTCCGAAGAAGATGAAAAAGCCAGCAAGCTGATCTGCGAGACGATCATTCCGTTTGACCATGTGAAGAAAGAATTGTGGCTGCAATTTCCGAGCAAAGAGGAATATCTGAACAATGCAGAGATCTTAAATGGATATCTGGCAGATTCTGACGGTTTGGATACGGTTGTGATCTATTGTCAGGCGGAACGGGCGATCAAACGACTTCCGCGGAACTGGAATGTCCGAATTGAACCGGGGATTTTGAGCAGACTTACAAATTTACTGGGAGAAAAGCGTGTAAAAGTGGTGGAAAAACCAGTTGAAAAGCTCTGA
- a CDS encoding SPOR domain-containing protein — MAAGIVDTLGLDPVENAAEVFSETPAPIESSTENSTGNSIEVPVEDSIEVSAKVPVSVPIEVSANNPAWDSDNIPVNHSNSRNSAADKNVNPESKTYNTPDHSDSASLTTSEPARKSTSSQTDASLYHYHVQVGAFRMELYANRLLEELMEQNFPAFLVHTGNIYRVYVGAFSSLSEAIKMERLLKRAGYPTVIIA, encoded by the coding sequence ATCGCCGCCGGAATTGTAGATACCCTTGGACTGGATCCGGTAGAAAATGCCGCCGAAGTTTTCTCCGAAACTCCGGCTCCTATCGAATCTTCAACCGAAAATTCAACTGGAAATTCCATCGAAGTCCCAGTTGAAGATTCTATCGAAGTCTCTGCAAAAGTTCCAGTTTCAGTCCCCATTGAAGTCTCTGCAAATAATCCCGCCTGGGATTCTGACAATATTCCTGTAAATCATTCCAATTCCCGGAACTCTGCAGCCGACAAAAACGTAAATCCCGAATCTAAAACATACAACACCCCAGATCATTCCGACTCCGCATCACTCACAACCTCTGAACCCGCCAGAAAATCCACGTCCTCACAGACAGACGCTTCTCTATACCATTATCACGTTCAGGTTGGTGCTTTCCGCATGGAGCTCTACGCGAACCGCCTGCTGGAAGAACTGATGGAACAGAATTTTCCTGCCTTCTTAGTCCATACCGGAAACATTTACCGAGTTTACGTCGGAGCTTTTTCTTCTTTGAGCGAAGCCATTAAAATGGAACGTTTGCTGAAACGGGCCGGATATCCTACCGTTATAATTGCATGA
- the pfkA gene encoding 6-phosphofructokinase — protein MAAEDRENQIRTIGVLTSGGDAPGMNAAIRAVVRTALSKGVKVRGIRRGFHGLLKEEIIDMSARDVADIIQRGGTTLLTARCKSMMTEEGQQKAAAICKKYGIDGLVVIGGDGSFRGAQKLASLGVNTIGVPGTIDLDIACTEYTIGFDTAVNTAMEAIDKVRDTSTSHERCSIIEVMGRDAGYLALWCGIANGAERILLPEEHDYDEAELIEDIKESMRRGKKNYIIINAEGVGDSINLAKRIETATGIETRATILGHMQRGGSPTCKDRMYASIMGSKAVDLLLEGKSNRVVGYRHGEYVDFDIDEALKMNKGIPQYQYEISKILAL, from the coding sequence ATGGCAGCAGAAGACAGAGAAAACCAGATCAGGACAATCGGAGTACTGACAAGTGGTGGAGACGCACCTGGAATGAATGCAGCAATCAGAGCAGTTGTAAGAACAGCTTTATCTAAGGGCGTAAAGGTAAGAGGAATCAGAAGAGGATTCCACGGACTTTTAAAAGAAGAGATCATTGATATGAGCGCAAGAGATGTGGCAGACATCATTCAGAGAGGTGGTACAACACTTCTGACCGCTCGTTGTAAGTCAATGATGACAGAAGAAGGTCAGCAGAAGGCAGCAGCAATCTGTAAAAAATATGGAATTGACGGACTGGTAGTAATCGGTGGAGACGGATCTTTCCGTGGAGCACAGAAACTGGCCAGCCTTGGAGTCAATACAATCGGTGTTCCGGGAACCATCGACCTGGATATCGCTTGTACAGAATATACAATCGGATTCGATACCGCAGTCAATACTGCGATGGAAGCAATCGATAAGGTTCGTGATACTTCTACATCCCATGAGAGATGCAGTATCATCGAGGTAATGGGACGTGATGCAGGATATCTGGCATTGTGGTGTGGTATCGCCAACGGTGCAGAGCGTATTCTTCTTCCGGAAGAGCACGACTATGACGAGGCAGAACTGATCGAAGATATCAAAGAGAGCATGAGAAGAGGAAAGAAGAATTACATCATCATCAATGCAGAAGGTGTTGGAGATTCTATCAATCTTGCTAAGAGAATCGAAACTGCAACAGGCATCGAGACAAGAGCAACCATCCTGGGACACATGCAACGTGGTGGAAGCCCGACATGTAAAGACAGAATGTATGCTTCTATTATGGGATCTAAAGCAGTTGATCTGCTTCTGGAAGGAAAGTCCAACCGTGTCGTAGGATATCGCCACGGTGAATACGTAGACTTTGATATTGACGAAGCGCTGAAGATGAACAAAGGAATTCCACAGTATCAGTACGAGATTTCCAAAATACTGGCACTGTAA
- the cls gene encoding cardiolipin synthase: MEHLLIINILLSLLIIFFQRRSPQTVWTWLLVLYFIPILGFVLYLIIGQDFHKSHMFKMKEIEGELKYAVRRQEEHIYRRQLRLANPAMERFRGLILYNLEAGEAVLTDNNDVQIYTDGRKKFEALLREIYAAQHYIHMQYYIIKNDELWQTIEKALIQKAREGVEVRILFDSMGCRTMRNRDWERLEKEGILVAEFFPALLGQLQLRVNYRNHRKIVVIDGRVGFVGGFNIGREYIGRDKKFGYWRDTHLCIEGSAVTTLAVRFVLDWNYAAKENLFLEDHLFELPTYQRNGHDLVQVISSGPDSKTKTIHDNYLQLIHSAKHHIYLQTPYFIPDESILNALQIASRSGIDVRIMIPSKPDHPFVYWATYSYLGEMVAAGAKCYVYNNGFLHAKTLCVDGMVGSVGTANMDIRSFELNFEVNAVIYSERTVQRLERAFEQDIEKCTQITRNIYDQRNMMIRAKEQFSRLLSPLL; the protein is encoded by the coding sequence ATGGAACATCTGCTGATTATCAATATTTTATTGTCACTTTTGATCATATTTTTCCAGAGAAGATCCCCGCAGACGGTGTGGACCTGGCTTCTGGTCCTTTATTTTATTCCGATTCTCGGATTTGTTCTGTATCTGATCATCGGGCAGGATTTTCATAAGAGTCATATGTTTAAGATGAAGGAGATCGAAGGAGAGTTGAAATATGCCGTCAGACGGCAGGAAGAACATATTTACCGCAGGCAGTTGCGACTTGCAAATCCTGCGATGGAGAGGTTCCGGGGATTGATCCTGTACAATCTGGAAGCCGGCGAGGCGGTTCTGACAGACAATAATGATGTGCAGATTTATACGGATGGAAGAAAGAAATTTGAAGCATTACTCCGGGAGATCTATGCAGCACAGCATTACATTCACATGCAATATTACATTATCAAGAATGATGAGCTTTGGCAGACCATCGAAAAGGCACTGATTCAGAAAGCAAGAGAAGGCGTAGAGGTGCGGATCTTGTTTGACAGTATGGGATGTCGGACTATGAGAAACCGTGACTGGGAACGACTGGAAAAGGAGGGAATCCTGGTGGCGGAATTCTTCCCGGCTTTGTTAGGGCAGTTACAGCTTCGTGTGAATTACCGGAATCACCGGAAGATCGTGGTGATCGATGGAAGAGTCGGATTCGTCGGTGGATTTAATATTGGACGGGAGTACATTGGACGGGACAAGAAGTTCGGCTACTGGCGAGACACGCATCTTTGCATCGAAGGATCCGCCGTGACGACTCTGGCAGTACGGTTTGTTCTGGACTGGAATTATGCGGCCAAAGAAAATCTGTTCCTGGAGGATCATCTGTTTGAACTGCCGACCTATCAGCGGAACGGGCATGATCTGGTGCAGGTGATTTCCAGTGGGCCGGATTCCAAGACCAAGACGATCCACGACAACTATCTGCAACTGATCCACAGTGCCAAGCATCACATTTATTTGCAGACGCCTTATTTTATCCCGGATGAGTCGATTCTCAATGCTCTTCAGATCGCCAGCCGGTCTGGAATTGATGTGCGGATTATGATTCCGTCCAAGCCGGATCATCCTTTTGTTTACTGGGCAACATACTCCTATTTGGGAGAAATGGTGGCAGCCGGAGCAAAATGTTATGTCTATAATAACGGATTTCTGCATGCAAAAACACTGTGCGTAGACGGTATGGTGGGAAGCGTGGGAACGGCGAATATGGATATTCGGAGTTTTGAACTGAATTTCGAGGTAAATGCCGTGATCTACAGTGAGCGAACAGTGCAGCGGTTAGAGCGGGCGTTTGAACAGGATATTGAAAAATGCACTCAGATCACCCGAAATATCTATGACCAGAGAAATATGATGATCCGGGCAAAAGAACAGTTCTCCAGATTGCTGTCCCCGCTGCTGTAA
- a CDS encoding DUF1934 domain-containing protein, with amino-acid sequence MKKDVLVSISGLHTDMMNPSDEQEPIEVIVPASYYYKNGKHYVMYEEPVEGSLQDVIKNRIKITGEDLLEISKTGATNAHMIFEKNKKNLTYYGTPYGQMLLGVDTTRMDIDMTEDHIHIAVDYQLDVNHEPMAECEIRMQITSKDSGKFSLA; translated from the coding sequence ATGAAGAAGGATGTACTGGTGAGTATTTCCGGACTACATACGGATATGATGAATCCGTCCGATGAGCAGGAGCCGATCGAAGTGATCGTGCCCGCCAGCTATTATTATAAGAACGGCAAACATTATGTGATGTATGAGGAACCGGTAGAGGGAAGTCTGCAGGATGTGATTAAGAACCGGATCAAGATTACCGGAGAAGACCTGCTTGAGATTTCCAAGACAGGCGCAACCAATGCGCATATGATTTTTGAGAAAAATAAAAAGAATCTGACGTATTACGGAACTCCTTACGGGCAGATGCTTTTGGGAGTAGATACGACCCGTATGGATATCGATATGACAGAGGATCATATCCACATTGCAGTGGATTACCAGTTGGATGTGAATCATGAGCCGATGGCGGAATGCGAGATCCGTATGCAGATTACGTCAAAAGACAGCGGGAAATTTTCGCTGGCATAA